One window from the genome of Variovorax sp. PAMC26660 encodes:
- a CDS encoding YicC/YloC family endoribonuclease, which yields MPVYSMTGYASGQNGSAGSHSEAEARPSSAGRLGVEIRSVNSRFLDLTFKLPEELRQHETALRELLTGKLKRGKVEVRAAIENTAQAGVVEPSVKLLQRLNGVQDSIKAWLPSARDLSVADVLRLAGGDSAARGDWGADLIDVAGKALEGLMSARQREGARLAKMLDAHLGQLRTLVQQAGPLIPQLVEQQRTRFLERWQEAMGLTAGTGGTLPEAAQDRALTEATAFAIRIDVAEELTRLNSHLDEIERLLKKGGEIGKRLDFLIQELHREANTLGSKSAALELTRIGVDMKVLIEQMREQVQNIE from the coding sequence ATGCCAGTTTACAGCATGACCGGCTACGCCAGCGGCCAAAACGGGTCCGCAGGCAGCCACTCCGAAGCCGAAGCACGGCCCTCCTCCGCGGGCCGACTCGGGGTCGAAATCCGCTCGGTCAACAGCCGCTTCCTCGACCTGACTTTCAAGTTGCCGGAGGAACTGCGCCAGCATGAAACTGCGCTGCGCGAGTTGCTCACGGGCAAGCTCAAGCGCGGCAAGGTCGAAGTGCGAGCAGCCATCGAGAACACCGCCCAGGCGGGTGTCGTCGAGCCGTCCGTCAAGCTGCTCCAGCGGCTCAACGGCGTGCAGGACAGCATCAAGGCCTGGTTGCCCAGCGCCCGCGACCTCAGCGTGGCCGACGTGCTGCGCCTGGCCGGTGGCGACAGTGCCGCCCGCGGCGACTGGGGCGCCGACCTGATCGACGTCGCCGGCAAGGCACTCGAAGGCCTGATGTCCGCCCGCCAGCGCGAAGGCGCCCGGCTGGCCAAGATGCTCGACGCCCATCTGGGCCAGTTGCGCACCCTGGTGCAGCAGGCCGGGCCGCTCATACCGCAACTGGTCGAACAACAGCGAACGCGTTTCCTGGAACGCTGGCAGGAGGCCATGGGCCTGACCGCCGGCACGGGCGGCACGCTGCCCGAGGCGGCACAAGACCGCGCGCTGACCGAGGCCACGGCCTTCGCCATCCGCATCGACGTGGCCGAGGAGCTCACCCGCCTGAATTCGCACCTCGACGAGATCGAGCGGCTGCTCAAGAAGGGCGGCGAAATCGGCAAGCGCCTGGACTTCCTGATCCAGGAACTGCATCGCGAGGCCAACACCCTGGGCTCCAAGTCGGCAGCCCTGGAGCTCACGCGGATCGGCGTGGACATGAAGGTCCTGATCGAGCAGATGCGCGAGCAGGTCCAGAACATCGAATGA
- the gmk gene encoding guanylate kinase, with product MDYPGNIFVVAAPSGAGKSSLVKALMELDSAVQPSVSHTTRPPRGQEKHGREYFFASPPEFDALIAADGFVEWAHVHGHRYGTSKRAIEERIAQGADVILEIDFQGALQIRKTFANAVMIFILPPSWEELRSRLERRGEDSASVIELRLKNAAEEMARAGEFDFVIINELFERALFDLKAIVHAQRLRYSAQRRARADTFAALNIP from the coding sequence ATGGATTACCCCGGCAACATCTTCGTGGTCGCGGCGCCCAGCGGCGCTGGCAAATCGAGCCTGGTCAAGGCGCTCATGGAGCTCGACTCGGCCGTCCAGCCCTCTGTGTCGCACACCACGCGGCCGCCCCGCGGGCAGGAAAAGCACGGGCGCGAGTACTTTTTTGCCTCGCCTCCCGAGTTCGACGCCCTGATCGCGGCGGATGGCTTCGTGGAATGGGCGCATGTGCACGGCCACCGGTACGGCACCTCCAAGCGGGCCATCGAGGAGCGGATCGCCCAGGGGGCCGACGTGATCCTCGAAATCGACTTCCAGGGTGCGCTGCAGATCCGCAAGACCTTTGCCAACGCGGTCATGATCTTCATCCTGCCGCCCAGCTGGGAAGAACTGCGCTCCCGGCTCGAACGGCGCGGCGAAGACAGCGCCTCGGTCATCGAACTGCGCCTGAAAAACGCCGCAGAAGAGATGGCCAGGGCGGGGGAATTCGACTTCGTTATAATCAACGAGTTATTTGAGCGCGCGCTTTTCGATCTCAAGGCGATCGTCCACGCTCAGCGGCTTCGGTACTCTGCACAGCGCCGTGCACGTGCCGACACTTTCGCCGCACTGAACATCCCCTGA
- the rpoZ gene encoding DNA-directed RNA polymerase subunit omega, whose amino-acid sequence MARITVEDCLLQIPNRFQLVLAATYRARMLSQGHAPKIESKNKPAVTALREIAEGKIGIEMLKKVPG is encoded by the coding sequence ATGGCCCGCATCACCGTCGAAGATTGTCTGCTGCAGATCCCGAACCGCTTCCAGCTCGTTCTGGCCGCCACCTACCGTGCGCGCATGCTGAGCCAAGGCCACGCGCCCAAGATCGAGAGCAAGAACAAGCCCGCCGTGACCGCCCTGCGCGAAATCGCAGAAGGCAAGATCGGCATCGAAATGCTCAAGAAGGTGCCGGGCTGA
- a CDS encoding RelA/SpoT family protein: MSAVAKHQSHAPTGTPKPSPAALNAAAASFAALTARLDYLSPEDTELVRRAYRFADEAHLGQLRNSGEPYITHPIAVAAQCAEWKLDAQALMAALLHDAIEDCGVTKPELIERFGAPVAELVDGLTKLDKLQFNTREENQAESFRKMLLAMARDVRVILVKLADRTHNMRTLADAPREKWARISRETLEIYAPIAHRLGLNQTYRELQELSFRHLKPWRYATLSKAVAKARGRRRDLIQKVQKEVETAFSAASMTLRIAGREKTLYSIYRKMEEKHLSFAQVTDIYGFRLIVPNVIACYTGLGILHQMYKPLPGKFKDHIAISKLNGYQSLHTTLVGPAGVSVEFQLRTEAMHVVAESGVAAHWLYKAAEPNAASNDRLGTKWLQSLLDIQDETRDAAEFWDHVKVDLFPDAVYVFTPKSQIMALPRGATVVDFAYAIHSNIGDHTSAARINGDQVPLRTELKNGDVVEVITAPVSTPNPAWLGFVRTGRARSKIRHYLKTLAHAESEGLGEKLLAQALRAEGLSKLPEEDEEHQSLWEKLLRFTGNRTRSELLTDIGLGKRIASIVAKRLMALLSELGERPDALLLSRERFISHETVSQGAVTLDGSENSSVRFALCCRPIPGDQIVGYLGHGEGLVVHTEDCGVGQRLRNKDSERFFAVEWADEPTRAFETGVVITVRNDKGVLARVAATLADAEADITHVEMADETPQDSTDLRFVIAVRDRTHLDAVLRAARRTASVLTAARTIPAS; this comes from the coding sequence ATGAGCGCGGTCGCCAAACATCAGTCCCATGCCCCCACGGGCACGCCGAAGCCGAGTCCGGCGGCGCTGAACGCGGCCGCCGCAAGCTTTGCGGCATTGACGGCACGCCTCGACTACCTGAGTCCCGAAGATACCGAGCTGGTCCGCCGCGCCTACCGCTTCGCCGACGAAGCCCATCTGGGCCAATTGCGCAACAGCGGTGAGCCGTACATCACGCACCCCATCGCCGTGGCGGCGCAATGCGCCGAATGGAAGCTCGATGCGCAGGCGCTGATGGCCGCCCTGCTCCACGACGCGATCGAAGACTGCGGCGTCACCAAACCCGAACTGATCGAGCGCTTCGGCGCCCCGGTCGCCGAACTGGTCGACGGGCTCACCAAGCTCGACAAGCTGCAGTTCAACACCCGCGAAGAAAACCAGGCCGAGTCGTTCCGCAAGATGCTGCTGGCCATGGCGCGCGACGTGCGCGTCATCCTGGTCAAGCTGGCCGACCGCACGCACAACATGCGCACGCTGGCCGATGCGCCGCGTGAAAAGTGGGCTCGCATTTCGCGCGAAACGCTCGAAATCTACGCCCCCATCGCGCACCGGCTCGGGCTGAACCAGACGTACCGCGAACTGCAGGAACTGTCGTTCCGGCACCTCAAGCCCTGGCGCTACGCCACGCTGTCCAAGGCCGTGGCCAAGGCGCGCGGGCGACGTCGCGACCTGATCCAGAAAGTACAGAAAGAGGTCGAGACAGCCTTCTCGGCCGCCAGCATGACGCTGCGGATCGCAGGACGCGAGAAAACGCTCTATTCCATCTACCGAAAGATGGAAGAAAAACACCTGAGCTTTGCCCAGGTGACCGACATCTATGGCTTCCGCCTGATCGTGCCGAACGTGATCGCCTGCTACACCGGCCTCGGCATCCTTCACCAGATGTACAAGCCGCTGCCGGGCAAGTTCAAGGATCACATCGCCATCTCCAAGCTCAACGGCTACCAGTCGCTGCACACCACGCTGGTAGGCCCGGCCGGCGTGAGCGTCGAGTTCCAGTTGCGGACCGAGGCGATGCACGTGGTGGCCGAATCCGGCGTGGCAGCGCACTGGCTCTACAAGGCGGCCGAACCGAATGCGGCGAGCAACGACAGGCTGGGCACCAAGTGGCTGCAGTCGCTGCTCGACATCCAGGACGAAACGCGCGACGCCGCCGAGTTCTGGGACCACGTCAAGGTCGACCTGTTTCCCGATGCGGTGTATGTCTTCACGCCCAAGAGCCAGATCATGGCGCTGCCGCGCGGTGCCACGGTGGTCGACTTCGCCTACGCCATCCACAGCAACATCGGCGATCACACCTCGGCCGCGCGCATCAACGGCGACCAGGTGCCGCTGCGCACCGAGCTCAAGAACGGCGACGTGGTCGAAGTGATCACCGCGCCGGTATCAACGCCCAATCCGGCTTGGCTCGGGTTCGTGCGAACCGGCCGGGCGCGCTCCAAGATCCGTCACTACCTGAAGACCCTGGCGCATGCCGAATCCGAAGGTCTCGGTGAAAAGCTGCTTGCGCAGGCGCTGCGCGCCGAAGGTCTCAGCAAGTTGCCGGAGGAAGACGAAGAGCATCAGTCGCTGTGGGAAAAGCTGCTGCGCTTCACCGGCAACCGCACCCGTTCCGAGCTGCTGACCGACATCGGCCTGGGCAAGCGCATCGCGAGCATCGTCGCCAAACGGCTGATGGCGCTGCTTTCCGAGCTGGGCGAACGGCCCGATGCGCTGCTGCTGAGCCGCGAGCGCTTCATCTCGCACGAAACCGTGTCGCAGGGCGCGGTCACGCTCGATGGCAGCGAAAACTCATCGGTTCGTTTTGCGCTGTGCTGCCGTCCTATTCCCGGCGACCAGATCGTCGGCTACCTCGGGCACGGCGAAGGCCTCGTGGTTCACACCGAAGATTGCGGCGTGGGCCAGCGCCTGCGCAACAAGGACAGCGAGCGCTTCTTCGCCGTCGAGTGGGCGGACGAACCCACGCGCGCCTTCGAGACCGGCGTGGTGATCACCGTGCGCAACGACAAGGGCGTGCTGGCGCGGGTCGCAGCCACGCTGGCTGATGCAGAAGCCGACATCACGCACGTGGAAATGGCGGATGAAACGCCGCAGGATTCGACCGACCTGCGGTTCGTGATCGCCGTGCGAGACCGTACGCATCTGGATGCCGTGTTGCGCGCCGCGCGGCGAACCGCATCGGTGCTGACCGCGGCAAGGACGATTCCCGCTTCCTGA
- the greB gene encoding transcription elongation factor GreB, whose translation MSKAFTKETDTDGDDDGADGGALPALPAGSKNYITPEGYVRLRDELLQLMDEERPKVVEAVHWAAKNGDRSENGDYLYGKKRLREIDRRIRFLTKRLEIAEITDPSVHHGRDQVFFGATVRYVDETGDERSITILGVDEAESAKAQVSWISPIARALLKSREGDVVKLVTPGGTHEVEILSVSYPAPRPAEA comes from the coding sequence TTGAGCAAGGCATTCACCAAGGAAACCGACACCGACGGGGATGACGATGGCGCAGATGGCGGCGCCTTGCCTGCATTGCCCGCAGGCAGCAAGAACTACATCACCCCGGAAGGCTATGTCCGGCTGCGCGACGAATTGCTGCAGTTGATGGACGAGGAGCGCCCCAAGGTCGTCGAGGCGGTGCATTGGGCCGCCAAGAACGGCGACCGCTCCGAGAACGGCGACTACCTTTACGGCAAGAAGCGCCTGCGGGAGATCGACCGGCGCATCCGCTTTCTCACCAAGCGGCTTGAAATTGCGGAAATCACCGACCCGTCGGTGCATCACGGTCGCGATCAGGTCTTCTTCGGCGCCACGGTTCGCTATGTGGACGAGACCGGCGACGAGCGAAGCATCACGATCCTCGGCGTCGACGAAGCCGAAAGCGCCAAGGCGCAAGTCAGCTGGATCTCGCCGATTGCGCGGGCGCTGCTCAAATCGCGCGAAGGCGATGTGGTGAAGCTGGTGACGCCCGGTGGGACGCACGAAGTGGAGATTCTTTCGGTGAGCTATCCGGCGCCACGTCCGGCCGAGGCGTAG
- a CDS encoding enoyl-CoA hydratase gives MSSAECVQLGVHASGVAEIVIHRPERHNAMTREMYERLLEHIGACAGRSAVRSVLFKGAGGKSFVSGTDISHFKDFREGRDGIAYEAFVERVIDAVERIAVPTVAVVDGWAVGGGLALATACDFRVCSEASRFGAPIAKTLSNTLSSRNIARLLAALGTPRVKRMLLLADYMTAQEALACGYAHAVCAPGELDAAAHALAQRLMALSPVTHKAAKESIRRIVVEQRLDDDDLIEEVYGSQAFRDGVAAFTGR, from the coding sequence ATGAGCTCTGCTGAATGCGTGCAGCTTGGCGTTCATGCGTCGGGCGTGGCCGAGATCGTGATTCATCGGCCCGAACGCCACAACGCGATGACGCGGGAGATGTACGAGAGGCTGCTGGAGCACATCGGCGCGTGTGCGGGCCGCTCCGCGGTGCGCAGCGTGCTGTTCAAGGGGGCGGGGGGCAAGTCGTTCGTCTCGGGCACGGACATCAGCCACTTCAAGGATTTCCGCGAGGGCCGCGACGGCATCGCCTACGAGGCCTTCGTGGAGCGCGTCATCGATGCGGTCGAGCGCATCGCCGTGCCCACTGTCGCGGTGGTTGACGGCTGGGCGGTGGGTGGGGGGCTTGCTCTGGCAACAGCCTGTGATTTCCGGGTCTGCAGCGAGGCATCGCGTTTCGGCGCGCCCATTGCCAAGACGCTGTCCAACACCTTGTCGTCGCGCAACATCGCGCGGCTGCTGGCTGCGCTGGGCACGCCGCGCGTCAAGAGGATGCTGCTGCTCGCCGACTACATGACGGCACAGGAAGCGCTGGCCTGCGGCTATGCGCATGCCGTTTGCGCCCCGGGCGAGCTGGATGCCGCCGCCCATGCGCTGGCGCAGCGGCTCATGGCGCTGTCGCCGGTCACGCACAAGGCCGCCAAGGAGAGCATCCGCCGCATCGTCGTCGAGCAGCGCTTGGACGACGACGACCTGATCGAGGAGGTGTATGGCAGCCAGGCGTTTCGCGACGGGGTGGCTGCCTTCACCGGCCGGTGA
- a CDS encoding CaiB/BaiF CoA transferase family protein, which produces MNDARQLPLKGIRVLDVSQVMAGPFACMLLADLGADVIKVEPPSGDQTRGAMGFKMKGPDSMGFLNMNRNKRSLTLDLKDEEDRASFYKLAQTADVIVENYRPGAVQRLGIDYESIKKIHPRIVYVSISGFGQSGPWADRPGFDLMAQAMSGVMSVTGYAGEKPVKAGVPVADIGCALFATYALLAAYIGAQKSGVGQHIDASLFDAAMAFSIWDMSEYWGTGVPPAPLGTSNKMSAPYQAVKARDGYFVMGATNQKLWTRLCELLQRPDLVQHPDYASVSLRLKNREALIEVLEGEFGKRKSGDWIDAMLAAGIPAGPILSYPEAFEGEHGTHRRMCMEIDHPIEGKVKNIGFPVKLLGTPQQVRRHPPLLGEHNDEIMAEINASADTTMAA; this is translated from the coding sequence ATGAACGACGCACGACAACTGCCGTTGAAGGGCATCCGGGTGCTGGACGTGAGCCAGGTCATGGCGGGGCCATTCGCCTGCATGCTGCTGGCCGACCTGGGGGCCGATGTGATCAAGGTCGAGCCGCCGAGCGGGGATCAGACGCGCGGCGCCATGGGCTTCAAGATGAAGGGGCCGGACAGCATGGGCTTCCTGAACATGAATCGCAACAAGCGCTCGCTGACGCTGGACCTCAAGGACGAGGAGGACCGCGCGTCCTTCTACAAGCTGGCCCAGACCGCCGACGTGATCGTCGAGAACTACCGCCCCGGCGCGGTGCAGCGATTGGGCATCGACTACGAGTCGATCAAGAAGATCCATCCCAGGATCGTGTACGTCAGCATCTCCGGCTTCGGCCAGAGCGGCCCCTGGGCTGACCGGCCGGGCTTCGACCTGATGGCGCAGGCCATGTCCGGCGTGATGAGCGTGACCGGCTATGCCGGCGAGAAGCCGGTCAAGGCCGGCGTGCCCGTGGCCGACATCGGCTGCGCGCTGTTTGCCACCTACGCGCTGTTGGCCGCCTACATCGGCGCGCAGAAGTCGGGCGTGGGCCAGCACATCGACGCCTCGCTGTTCGACGCGGCGATGGCCTTCTCGATCTGGGACATGTCCGAGTACTGGGGCACGGGCGTGCCGCCGGCACCGCTGGGCACCAGCAACAAGATGAGCGCGCCCTACCAGGCCGTCAAGGCGCGTGACGGGTACTTCGTGATGGGCGCGACCAACCAGAAGCTCTGGACGCGGCTGTGCGAACTGCTGCAGCGGCCGGACCTCGTCCAGCATCCGGACTACGCCAGCGTCTCGCTGCGATTGAAGAACCGCGAGGCACTCATCGAGGTGCTGGAAGGGGAGTTCGGCAAGCGGAAAAGCGGCGACTGGATCGACGCCATGCTCGCTGCCGGCATCCCCGCCGGGCCCATCCTGTCGTATCCGGAAGCCTTCGAAGGCGAGCACGGCACGCACCGCCGCATGTGCATGGAGATCGACCATCCGATCGAGGGCAAGGTCAAGAACATCGGCTTTCCCGTCAAGCTGCTGGGTACGCCCCAGCAGGTGCGCAGGCATCCGCCGCTGCTGGGCGAGCACAACGATGAAATCATGGCGGAGATCAACGCGTCGGCCGACACGACGATGGCCGCATGA